GAGTCATGGATCTCCTTCCAGGCAAAGTTATGGTGATTCTCTACATCAGCGAGCACCTTTGCGCCCAATGCCTTTGAGACCATGCGGTGGATCATCTCGTGGTTTGCCGCCGCATATCGCCCCATCAGGTTCATGGCTTCCCAGTATTCCTGGCCCGCCTCCGAGTCCATGTCCAGCCAGGCCAGATGTTGAAGTTCCTTTGGTAACTCTGGGTGGAGCTCGCGGGCGAGCTTCGAATAGTGACCGGCCACGGTGGCGCCCGCACCACGACTCCCTGAGTGCGAGAGAAGGGCTAGATAAGTGCCTGCCTCAAGCCCAAGGTCTGGTGAGTTGAGTTCGAGCGTTCCAAACTCTACGAAGTGGTTTCCAGAACCGCTTGTGCCGAGTTGTGCCCACGCTTTGTCCTTGAGGCGCTTCGTGACCGGCCCTTCGGACCATGTGTCCTCTTCCAAGACCTCGTGGTCGCGCCTATCACGGCCCCGGAACTGCGCTCCCATTCCAAACCGTGTTTCGGACTCGATAGCCTTGATAAGCCTCTCCTTCTCGCCCTTGATGGCGTGCACGGGTGTGTCGAGCACCGTCAGCTTCATTCGACACGCGATATCCACCCCCACGGCGTATGGAATGATAGCGTTCTCGGTGGCGAGGACTCCGCCAATCGGGAGGCCGTAGCCTACGTGGGCGTCGGGCATCAGCGCCCCTTGCACCGCCACGGGTAGACGACACGCGTTTTCGAGTTGGCGAATGGCGCTCTCGTCGAGGTCATCTCCATATTTCGCCCATGGCGCCGGAGTTTCGCGCTCCCTCCAGGTGGCAACGGGTGTATTGATGAGAAGCGTCGCCAATTCGCCAAACGTAGGGTCGGCGACAAACTCATGAGGTGCAATGGAGAGTGATCTCACAGTTCGTCTGACTTCTGCCGCCTTGGCTCCTCCGCGGCGTGCGTTGGTGACTGCGGCAATGGCAGCCTTGAGATGTTCTTTTGGGATCCCCAAGTTTATTAAATCGCGAGATTTCATAATGTGCCCTTCTCTCGAGTTGTCGCGAAAACGTCACTTGTATTCGTTGCGGGTAATCTTGAGAATACCGCGACTTTTGCTCGAGTAGTTCATGCGTGTTCAGACCTATCTAAGTTCCCTTTTGATGATTCTCATCGCGGCGTGCTCTAACCCCAAGCCAACGTCGGAGAATTCCCAAGCCGTTGAAGAAAAGGTGAGCGAGGCCCCAAAACCGCCTAAACGTATCATTCTCTTCATTGGCGATGGAATGGGGATGAA
This Microvenator marinus DNA region includes the following protein-coding sequences:
- a CDS encoding RtcB family protein; amino-acid sequence: MKSRDLINLGIPKEHLKAAIAAVTNARRGGAKAAEVRRTVRSLSIAPHEFVADPTFGELATLLINTPVATWRERETPAPWAKYGDDLDESAIRQLENACRLPVAVQGALMPDAHVGYGLPIGGVLATENAIIPYAVGVDIACRMKLTVLDTPVHAIKGEKERLIKAIESETRFGMGAQFRGRDRRDHEVLEEDTWSEGPVTKRLKDKAWAQLGTSGSGNHFVEFGTLELNSPDLGLEAGTYLALLSHSGSRGAGATVAGHYSKLARELHPELPKELQHLAWLDMDSEAGQEYWEAMNLMGRYAAANHEMIHRMVSKALGAKVLADVENHHNFAWKEIHDSKEVYVHRKGATPADEGVLGIIPGSMATPGYVVRGRGAAESLKSASHGAGRVMSRTKAKETVNWSKVKKSLAEKDITLLSAGVDEAPDVYKDIDEVMRAQTDLVDIVAKFSPKIVKMAPAGEPPED